A single genomic interval of Rhodobacter sp. 24-YEA-8 harbors:
- a CDS encoding ATP-binding cassette domain-containing protein, translating into MQIQNPGQVAGLYPHQLSGGMQQRVAIAIALAPEPDLIVLDEPTTALDVTVQHQILELLADLQQRRGTAYLLISHDIHLVSGFADRIAVMRGGEILETGSVRHLTETPAHDYTRHLLASALAPVSVRETAAVSSPALLRVSGLGHRFRNASNSVLQEISFDIAPGRCLGLIGESGSGKSTIGKLICGIHDLQDGQIEMAGSGLPAAGAARSLEQRNLVRMVFQSPDATLNPAHRVGDILKRASYLAGAPDPGARMRALFDLVRLPPELASRYPAGLSGGQKQRVAIARAFASSPKLVVLDEPTSALDATVPKEVLSLLQELQHREQVAFLLITHDLSILPGMADDLVVLKERKIVEKGQQNQVLNAPRQAYTRGLIEAGNLIF; encoded by the coding sequence GTGCAGATCCAGAACCCCGGCCAGGTGGCAGGGCTCTATCCGCATCAGCTTTCAGGGGGCATGCAACAGCGGGTGGCCATCGCCATCGCGCTGGCGCCAGAGCCTGACCTGATCGTGCTCGACGAGCCGACCACCGCTCTGGATGTCACGGTGCAGCACCAGATCCTTGAGCTCCTGGCCGATCTGCAACAGCGGCGCGGTACCGCCTATCTGCTGATCAGCCACGATATTCACCTCGTCAGCGGCTTTGCTGACCGGATCGCGGTGATGCGCGGCGGCGAGATCCTTGAAACCGGCAGCGTCCGGCACCTGACCGAAACCCCCGCGCATGACTATACCCGCCATCTTCTGGCCAGCGCGCTGGCTCCGGTTTCAGTCAGGGAGACGGCTGCGGTTTCCTCCCCCGCCCTTTTGCGCGTGAGCGGCCTTGGGCACCGTTTCCGCAACGCCAGCAATTCCGTATTGCAAGAGATCAGCTTTGACATCGCGCCAGGGCGCTGTCTGGGGCTGATCGGCGAATCCGGCTCGGGGAAGTCGACGATCGGCAAGCTGATCTGCGGCATCCATGATCTGCAAGACGGCCAGATCGAAATGGCGGGCAGCGGTCTTCCCGCCGCGGGGGCAGCCCGCAGCCTCGAACAGCGGAACCTTGTGCGCATGGTCTTCCAGTCCCCTGATGCGACGCTGAACCCCGCGCATCGGGTCGGCGACATCCTGAAAAGGGCGTCGTACCTTGCCGGAGCACCTGACCCCGGGGCGCGGATGCGGGCGCTGTTCGATCTGGTCCGGCTGCCGCCTGAGCTGGCATCGCGCTATCCGGCGGGGCTTTCGGGCGGGCAAAAGCAGCGGGTGGCAATTGCCCGCGCCTTCGCCTCCTCGCCAAAGCTTGTCGTATTGGACGAGCCGACCTCGGCGCTGGATGCGACGGTGCCAAAAGAAGTGCTCTCCCTGTTGCAAGAGTTGCAGCACCGTGAACAGGTGGCCTTCCTGCTGATCACCCATGATCTGAGCATCCTGCCCGGCATGGCCGATGACCTGGTCGTTCTCAAAGAGCGCAAGATCGTTGAAAAGGGTCAGCAAAACCAGGTGCTGAATGCACCGCGCCAAGCCTATACGCGCGGGCTGATCGAGGCAGGCAATTTGATTTTCTGA
- a CDS encoding acetolactate synthase large subunit produces MTKAQTGAEALVRSLISGGITTCFANPGTSEMHFVAALDRIPGIRCVLGLQENTVTGMADGYYRVLGRPAATLLHCGPGLANGIANLHNARRAESGIVNITGDHALAHVAYDSPLTTDIAALAGASSDWFHIGTAPEAIGTDAAHSIAAAGTGAGHGRVATLVLPADVSWSEGGEAAAAPERSPLVAPEPAVIREAAAALRGQEKTVIVLGTAGLTRAAHPLIAAIAAATGAEIKSSGMVAVQPRGRDALDIQPVPYPVDLALAALAPFTRVITVGCPLPTAFFLYPGRPSLVTRDGAQHIALSGRDDDAQAALEALAAELGVPVLPLPVRPVSAFTEPEGEITAEGFAETVCGLIPANAIVVNEALTLGTGFPARAGRTEPCDWLHITGGAIGGGLPVATGAAVAAPGRRVITLQADGSAAYTMQALWTQAREGLDCLTLILNNRSYAILVGEYAKVGADPGPTAMDMLSLDRPAIDWVGLAASLGVAGEAVTTLGDLRAAMQGALGRRGPYLIDVRFA; encoded by the coding sequence ATGACGAAAGCGCAAACCGGGGCTGAAGCATTGGTCCGCTCGCTGATTTCCGGCGGGATCACCACCTGTTTCGCCAATCCGGGCACCAGCGAGATGCATTTCGTCGCGGCACTGGACCGGATACCAGGTATCCGTTGCGTGCTGGGTTTGCAGGAAAATACCGTGACCGGCATGGCCGACGGCTATTACCGGGTTCTGGGTCGCCCGGCGGCAACGCTTTTGCATTGCGGGCCGGGCCTGGCCAACGGGATCGCAAATCTCCACAATGCCCGCCGCGCCGAAAGCGGCATCGTCAATATTACCGGTGATCATGCCCTGGCGCATGTGGCCTATGACAGCCCGCTGACCACCGATATCGCGGCGCTGGCCGGGGCCAGCTCGGACTGGTTCCATATCGGCACAGCGCCGGAGGCGATCGGAACCGACGCTGCCCATTCCATCGCCGCCGCAGGCACCGGGGCCGGTCATGGCCGTGTGGCGACCCTGGTTCTGCCCGCTGATGTCTCCTGGAGCGAGGGCGGCGAAGCTGCGGCAGCGCCGGAACGGTCGCCTCTCGTTGCACCGGAGCCCGCGGTGATCCGCGAGGCCGCCGCCGCGCTGCGCGGGCAGGAAAAGACGGTGATTGTCCTTGGGACTGCGGGCCTGACCCGTGCTGCCCACCCGCTGATCGCGGCGATTGCAGCCGCAACCGGGGCCGAAATCAAATCCAGCGGCATGGTTGCGGTGCAGCCGCGCGGGCGCGATGCGCTGGATATCCAGCCGGTGCCCTATCCGGTCGATCTCGCGCTGGCCGCACTTGCGCCCTTCACCCGGGTCATCACGGTCGGATGCCCATTGCCAACCGCCTTCTTTCTTTATCCCGGCAGGCCCAGCCTCGTGACACGGGACGGCGCGCAGCATATCGCGCTATCGGGGCGCGATGATGATGCCCAGGCAGCGCTGGAGGCGCTGGCGGCGGAACTCGGTGTGCCGGTTCTGCCGCTGCCTGTCCGACCTGTCAGCGCGTTCACAGAACCCGAGGGCGAGATCACCGCCGAAGGCTTTGCCGAGACGGTTTGCGGGCTGATCCCCGCCAATGCGATTGTGGTGAACGAGGCACTGACGCTTGGCACCGGTTTTCCGGCACGGGCAGGGCGCACCGAGCCCTGTGACTGGCTTCATATCACCGGTGGCGCCATCGGTGGCGGCCTTCCGGTTGCCACCGGCGCGGCAGTGGCCGCCCCAGGGCGCCGGGTGATCACTTTGCAGGCCGATGGCTCTGCAGCCTATACGATGCAGGCGCTCTGGACTCAGGCGCGCGAGGGGCTGGATTGCCTGACGCTGATCCTCAACAACCGCAGCTATGCGATCCTTGTCGGCGAATATGCCAAAGTCGGCGCGGATCCCGGACCGACGGCGATGGATATGCTTTCGCTTGATCGGCCCGCGATTGACTGGGTCGGGCTTGCCGCTTCGCTTGGCGTTGCGGGCGAGGCGGTGACGACGCTGGGCGACTTGCGTGCTGCGATGCAGGGCGCGCTTGGGCGCAGGGGGCCGTACCTGATTGATGTCCGCTTTGCCTGA
- a CDS encoding helix-turn-helix domain-containing protein — translation MPVETNSAAKFRNLSRIARLIQDSHDPDELLVRLVEGVCLNSIWNFSSIQVLDQDSGKTIPIIRYNPFKTDTRAPPDSWDAADSPILSVVETGRPVVIRDAAEQDRYCGFRDDARQRGYHTVAFFPLKFPDRQGRALAFTVISHQIIDVDDEELAYLQCLADLADIAVRQMLRLAEEKEATGKSRQILRNLTTALAGSLNIGMSSGIFPLLGKLIPTRWFAIDLTTGSLLCDETTLGAEPSEALRQDLPALMRLARQSTSRKDSADVSFRLGSDEVRLRVQGLAIDGENVGALFLIAPEQVGAQEWVSVEAAHLALSTLILRNHMAFRSRSLVERRALQQLVSGSGDMTELLAEFRLLGITPEDPRRVLMMQASEGGLPGDMHSFILRKVEAMCGASLSLMEGNRLGLLVPEHPGLSDEKARAALLRQLQPAWHRPLSLTLSEPMTRLGDYADAWAGCRRVLDVGLAMKAEGWISGGKIGYFPRLMASLPETVAEAFLARTIEPLLDGGSEKGRTALLTLGTWLSTGRRLQETADQLGIHVSTLRYRLERFTERYGIDFEDSETCFDLEIAIRLYHLRHSYQKQ, via the coding sequence ATGCCCGTTGAGACCAACAGCGCCGCAAAGTTCCGCAACCTCTCGCGGATTGCGCGGCTGATCCAGGACAGTCACGATCCCGATGAACTGCTGGTCCGGCTGGTTGAAGGGGTCTGCCTTAACTCGATCTGGAATTTCAGCAGCATCCAGGTGCTTGATCAGGACAGCGGTAAGACCATCCCGATCATCCGCTATAATCCGTTCAAGACCGATACGCGGGCCCCACCCGATTCATGGGACGCCGCCGACAGCCCGATCCTCTCGGTTGTCGAGACAGGCCGCCCTGTCGTCATCCGCGATGCGGCAGAGCAGGATCGCTATTGCGGGTTTCGTGATGATGCGAGGCAGCGGGGCTATCACACAGTTGCCTTCTTCCCGCTGAAATTTCCCGACCGCCAGGGCCGGGCACTGGCCTTCACGGTGATCTCGCATCAGATCATTGATGTCGATGACGAAGAGCTGGCCTATCTGCAATGCCTTGCCGATCTGGCTGATATCGCCGTGCGCCAGATGCTCCGGCTTGCCGAAGAAAAAGAGGCCACCGGCAAATCGCGCCAGATCCTGCGCAATCTCACGACAGCGCTGGCCGGGTCGCTGAATATCGGCATGTCCTCGGGGATTTTCCCGCTTCTTGGCAAGCTGATCCCGACACGCTGGTTCGCGATTGACCTGACCACCGGCAGCCTGCTTTGCGATGAGACGACGCTTGGAGCAGAACCGTCCGAGGCGTTGCGCCAGGATCTGCCGGCGCTGATGCGGCTGGCGCGGCAATCCACGTCCCGTAAGGACAGCGCGGATGTGTCCTTCCGGCTGGGGTCCGATGAGGTTCGGCTGCGGGTTCAGGGGCTTGCCATTGATGGCGAGAATGTCGGCGCCCTGTTCCTTATTGCGCCTGAGCAGGTGGGAGCGCAGGAATGGGTTTCGGTCGAGGCTGCGCATCTGGCCCTGTCTACGCTGATCCTGCGCAATCATATGGCCTTTCGCAGCCGCAGCCTGGTCGAGCGGCGGGCCTTGCAGCAGCTTGTCTCCGGCTCGGGCGATATGACCGAATTGTTGGCCGAGTTCCGACTTTTGGGCATTACCCCGGAGGATCCGCGCCGGGTGCTCATGATGCAGGCCTCGGAAGGCGGGTTGCCCGGTGATATGCACAGCTTCATCCTGCGTAAGGTCGAAGCGATGTGCGGCGCCTCGCTTTCGCTGATGGAGGGCAACCGTCTCGGCCTGCTGGTGCCGGAACATCCTGGGCTGAGCGATGAAAAGGCGCGGGCCGCACTGCTCCGCCAGTTACAACCCGCCTGGCACCGGCCGCTTTCGCTGACCCTGTCAGAACCGATGACGCGGCTGGGCGATTATGCCGATGCCTGGGCCGGCTGCCGCCGCGTGCTGGATGTGGGCCTTGCGATGAAGGCCGAAGGCTGGATCAGCGGCGGCAAGATCGGTTACTTTCCCCGCCTGATGGCCAGCCTGCCCGAAACCGTCGCCGAGGCCTTCCTTGCCCGCACCATCGAGCCGCTGCTGGATGGCGGCTCCGAGAAAGGCCGCACCGCTCTTCTGACGCTGGGCACCTGGCTTTCGACGGGGCGGCGCTTGCAGGAAACGGCGGATCAGCTGGGCATCCATGTCTCGACCCTGCGCTACCGGCTGGAGCGGTTCACCGAACGCTATGGCATTGATTTTGAAGACAGCGAGACCTGTTTCGATCTGGAAATCGCGATCCGCCTCTATCATCTGCGCCATTCCTATCAAAAGCAGTAA
- a CDS encoding flavin reductase codes for MSSALSTHATPQTPQGGVDEAALARKKALRQAFSAFATGVTVVTARDAGGRPVGFTANSFTSVSLDPPLLLVCPGKTSSNFATFSMADHFAVNILSAGQQEVSHRFATPVTNRFAGLAWHAGPEGLPLIDGAAATFACVRHQLVDAGDHVILIGEVLDSMTTGAEPLVFSRGRYRELASTMPEGGIRVGVVALHEGRVLLRRTAEGTWELPLGPVQPLFGHARNGCETELAKAGAAVTITHPYSIYDDGEKGESRFFFMAELEPFAALPADMALFAPDDLPPDLTRDPGMRDVLLRHGREHRKGRYGVYVARGQAPGSVSHMTGGSERWPDIFQPDSYLREGMPK; via the coding sequence GTGTCTTCAGCTCTCTCAACGCATGCCACGCCACAGACTCCTCAGGGGGGGGTGGATGAGGCGGCGCTCGCCCGAAAAAAGGCGCTGCGCCAGGCGTTCAGCGCTTTTGCGACCGGTGTAACCGTCGTCACCGCGCGCGATGCCGGGGGCCGACCGGTCGGGTTCACCGCCAATTCCTTCACCTCGGTCTCGCTCGACCCACCACTTTTGCTGGTCTGTCCGGGCAAGACCTCATCGAATTTCGCGACCTTCAGCATGGCAGACCATTTCGCGGTCAATATCCTGAGCGCCGGGCAGCAAGAGGTGTCGCACCGTTTCGCAACCCCCGTCACCAACCGTTTCGCAGGGTTGGCCTGGCATGCGGGTCCGGAAGGCCTGCCGCTGATCGACGGCGCGGCGGCGACCTTCGCCTGCGTGCGTCACCAGCTGGTCGATGCCGGGGATCATGTGATCCTGATCGGTGAGGTGCTGGACAGCATGACGACCGGCGCCGAGCCGCTGGTCTTCTCGCGGGGGCGTTACCGCGAACTGGCGTCAACGATGCCCGAAGGCGGTATCCGCGTCGGCGTCGTGGCGCTGCATGAGGGGCGGGTGCTGCTGCGGCGCACGGCCGAGGGCACCTGGGAACTCCCACTCGGTCCAGTGCAGCCGCTGTTCGGTCATGCCCGCAATGGCTGCGAAACCGAGCTGGCAAAAGCCGGTGCTGCGGTCACGATAACCCATCCCTATTCGATCTATGACGATGGTGAAAAGGGCGAGAGCCGTTTCTTTTTTATGGCCGAACTGGAGCCTTTCGCGGCTCTGCCCGCCGATATGGCCCTTTTCGCGCCGGATGATCTGCCGCCTGACCTGACCCGCGATCCTGGAATGCGAGATGTGCTGCTGCGCCATGGGCGCGAGCACCGGAAGGGCCGCTACGGTGTCTATGTCGCCCGGGGTCAGGCCCCGGGCAGTGTCTCGCATATGACCGGCGGCTCGGAGCGCTGGCCCGATATTTTCCAGCCCGACAGCTATCTGAGAGAGGGGATGCCGAAATGA
- a CDS encoding aldehyde dehydrogenase: protein MTIFTPEALEGSRLPIFVAGEFRASQGQPIACFDPATGEEWCSISDATETEVDAAVEAARTAMRDPAWRDISQSDRGIMIGRLADLVARDVERLSQLETKDNGKILREMRALTQAVSVGLRYFAGMADKVQGTTIPVNKPDMLNFTLREPVGVIGAIVPWNSPLLLLNRCMAPALAMGNALVVKPSEHASAAVLALAELVAEAGFPPGVFNVVTGYGATVGDAIVRHPGVNKIDFTGGTATGRLIAGAAGQNLKPAMLELGGKSPHIVCEDADLDRAVNGVISGIFAAGGQTCVAGSRAFVHESIYDEVIDRLVQRTKEIRVGAPTDEATQLGPLALWAQVGKVGSFIESGKAEGASLVAGGGRPEGLGNGWYVEPTVFANVTNDMKLAREEIFGPVLGVLKFRDDAEMIELANDTAYGLASGIWTNDMNRALKFMRRIEAGMVWINTYRSPSIMSPSGGFRDSGYGKHNGFAAIEEFSRIKTVVIDYSGQTQDAFVMRVAK from the coding sequence ATGACCATATTCACGCCAGAGGCGCTGGAGGGGAGCCGCCTGCCGATCTTCGTGGCCGGAGAATTCCGGGCTTCGCAGGGGCAGCCGATTGCCTGCTTCGACCCCGCGACCGGTGAGGAATGGTGTTCGATTTCCGATGCGACTGAGACCGAGGTGGATGCCGCAGTCGAGGCCGCCCGCACTGCGATGCGCGATCCCGCCTGGCGCGACATTTCGCAATCTGATCGGGGAATTATGATCGGGCGGCTGGCCGATCTGGTGGCCCGCGATGTCGAGCGGCTCTCGCAGCTTGAGACAAAGGACAATGGCAAGATCCTGCGTGAGATGCGGGCGCTGACCCAGGCCGTCTCGGTTGGGCTGCGCTATTTCGCAGGGATGGCGGACAAGGTTCAGGGCACCACGATCCCGGTCAACAAGCCTGATATGCTGAACTTTACGCTGCGCGAGCCGGTGGGGGTGATCGGGGCCATTGTGCCGTGGAACTCGCCTTTGTTGCTGCTCAACCGCTGCATGGCGCCGGCGCTGGCAATGGGCAATGCGCTGGTGGTGAAGCCCTCGGAACATGCCTCGGCCGCGGTACTGGCGCTGGCCGAACTCGTGGCCGAGGCGGGGTTTCCGCCTGGTGTGTTCAACGTGGTGACCGGCTACGGCGCGACCGTAGGCGACGCCATCGTGCGCCATCCCGGCGTCAATAAGATCGACTTTACCGGCGGCACCGCGACCGGGCGTCTGATCGCGGGAGCGGCGGGGCAGAACCTGAAACCCGCGATGCTGGAACTGGGCGGCAAATCCCCGCATATCGTCTGCGAGGATGCAGATCTGGATCGCGCGGTGAACGGGGTGATCTCGGGCATTTTCGCGGCTGGTGGCCAGACTTGCGTCGCCGGATCGCGGGCGTTTGTCCATGAAAGCATCTATGACGAGGTGATCGACCGCCTTGTCCAGCGCACCAAAGAAATCCGCGTCGGCGCGCCTACGGATGAGGCCACCCAGCTTGGCCCGCTGGCGCTCTGGGCGCAGGTCGGCAAGGTCGGCAGCTTTATCGAAAGCGGCAAGGCCGAGGGCGCCTCGCTGGTTGCGGGCGGCGGCCGGCCCGAGGGGCTCGGGAACGGCTGGTATGTCGAGCCCACCGTTTTCGCCAATGTCACCAATGACATGAAGCTTGCACGCGAAGAGATCTTCGGCCCGGTACTGGGGGTGCTGAAATTCCGCGATGATGCCGAAATGATCGAACTGGCGAACGACACCGCCTATGGCCTCGCCTCGGGGATCTGGACCAACGACATGAATCGCGCGCTGAAATTCATGCGCCGGATCGAGGCGGGTATGGTCTGGATCAACACCTATCGCAGCCCTTCGATCATGTCGCCTTCGGGCGGGTTCCGGGACTCGGGCTATGGCAAGCATAACGGTTTTGCCGCCATCGAGGAATTCAGCCGGATCAAGACAGTTGTCATCGACTATTCGGGCCAGACTCAGGATGCCTTTGTCATGCGCGTCGCGAAATAA